In a single window of the Streptomyces sp. NBC_00094 genome:
- a CDS encoding triacylglycerol lipase, translating to MNRWWNPLIRRGRARTFVAALVAAFVAALIGPVPAASAAAEPPLNTPVATLDAALRCPGSFTHPDREPVLLVHGTTSTYEESWGWNYAPALRDAGYDVCGVELPNRSMGDIQEAAEYVVHAIDTIYAATGRKADVIGHSQGNMEMRWAVKWWPHLRSRVDDLVLLANPGHGITGGNLFCIGWCAPALHQFTIGSDFVAALNRDDETPGDIAYTNIYSLTDEAITPFTTAPLDGAKNILVQDVCAGRVVAHFSMLYDAVTYKLVVDALSHSGPASPSRLPFGKCLDVNLPGVWPHEAVEGTAVTGANFTAEILNATKVPSEPPLRAYAQ from the coding sequence GTGAACAGATGGTGGAACCCCTTGATCCGGCGGGGGAGAGCCCGCACCTTCGTCGCCGCACTGGTGGCCGCGTTCGTCGCCGCACTGATCGGCCCGGTCCCGGCCGCCTCGGCCGCCGCCGAGCCGCCGCTGAACACTCCCGTCGCCACACTCGACGCGGCCCTGCGCTGCCCCGGCTCCTTCACCCATCCCGACCGTGAGCCGGTGCTGCTGGTCCACGGCACCACGTCCACGTACGAGGAGAGCTGGGGCTGGAACTATGCCCCGGCCCTGCGCGACGCGGGCTACGACGTCTGCGGCGTCGAGCTGCCCAACAGGTCGATGGGTGACATCCAGGAGGCGGCCGAGTACGTCGTCCACGCCATCGACACGATCTACGCCGCCACCGGCCGCAAGGCCGACGTCATCGGCCACAGCCAGGGCAACATGGAGATGCGCTGGGCCGTGAAGTGGTGGCCGCACCTGCGGAGCCGGGTCGACGACCTGGTCCTCCTGGCCAACCCCGGCCATGGGATCACCGGCGGCAACCTCTTCTGCATCGGCTGGTGCGCACCGGCGCTGCACCAGTTCACCATCGGGTCCGACTTCGTCGCCGCCCTCAACCGGGACGACGAGACCCCCGGCGACATCGCGTACACCAACATCTACAGCCTCACCGACGAGGCGATCACGCCGTTCACGACCGCGCCCCTGGACGGTGCCAAGAACATCCTGGTCCAGGACGTCTGTGCCGGCCGGGTCGTCGCCCACTTCAGCATGTTGTACGACGCCGTCACCTACAAGCTGGTCGTGGACGCCCTGTCGCACTCCGGGCCGGCGAGCCCCAGCCGGCTGCCGTTCGGCAAGTGTCTGGACGTCAACCTCCCCGGAGTCTGGCCGCACGAGGCCGTGGAGGGCACGGCGGTCACCGGTGCGAACTTCACCGCGGAGATCCTCAACGCCACGAAGGTCCCGTCGGAGCCTCCGCTGCGGGCCTACGCCCAGTAG
- a CDS encoding thiolase family protein, whose amino-acid sequence MRDAVIVDAVRTAVGKRGGSLSQLHSASLSAHVLKALAARNNLDPALVDDVIWGCASAVGMQAGCIGRAAVLAAGWPETVPGVTVDRQCGSSQQAVHQAAAGVISGQYDVAVAGGVEIMSRLPLGTTRGDGTFGEPFGPDVFARYDGIRFNQGTGAQLIADEYGITRTEMDQHGLDSHARAAQAIDEGLFKDQIAPITVTDEDGTTRVFDTDEGVRRGSTLEKLAGLKPAFAEDGTITAGNASQVSDGTAALLVTTSEFAASQGWTPMARIHTAVVTGTDPVTMLKGPIPATAKALRKAGLSIGDIGAFEINEAFASVTLAWLRETGADYARMNPLGGAMALGHPIGGSGARLMTTLVHHMRDNGIRYGLQSMCEGGGMANATILELL is encoded by the coding sequence ATGCGTGACGCAGTGATCGTCGACGCCGTCCGCACCGCCGTGGGCAAGCGCGGCGGCTCGCTCTCACAGCTGCATTCCGCCTCGCTCTCCGCACATGTGCTCAAGGCGCTGGCCGCGCGCAACAACCTCGACCCGGCCCTCGTCGACGACGTGATCTGGGGCTGCGCCTCCGCGGTCGGCATGCAGGCCGGCTGTATCGGCCGCGCCGCCGTGCTGGCGGCCGGCTGGCCGGAGACCGTGCCCGGCGTCACCGTCGACCGGCAGTGCGGCTCGTCGCAGCAGGCCGTGCACCAGGCCGCGGCCGGGGTGATCTCCGGTCAGTACGACGTCGCCGTAGCCGGCGGCGTGGAGATCATGAGCCGGTTGCCGCTGGGCACCACCCGGGGCGACGGCACCTTCGGCGAGCCCTTCGGCCCGGACGTCTTCGCCCGCTACGACGGCATCCGCTTCAACCAGGGCACGGGCGCCCAGCTGATCGCCGACGAGTACGGCATCACGCGGACCGAGATGGACCAGCACGGCCTGGACTCCCACGCGCGGGCCGCGCAGGCCATCGACGAGGGCCTGTTCAAGGACCAGATCGCCCCGATCACCGTCACCGACGAGGACGGCACCACCCGGGTCTTCGACACCGACGAGGGCGTACGCCGCGGCTCCACCCTCGAGAAGCTGGCCGGCCTCAAGCCCGCCTTCGCGGAGGACGGGACGATCACCGCGGGCAACGCCTCGCAGGTCTCCGACGGCACCGCCGCGCTGCTGGTCACCACCAGCGAGTTCGCCGCGTCCCAGGGGTGGACGCCGATGGCCCGCATCCACACCGCGGTCGTCACCGGTACGGACCCGGTCACCATGCTCAAGGGCCCCATCCCGGCCACCGCCAAGGCGCTCAGGAAAGCCGGTCTCTCGATCGGCGACATCGGCGCCTTCGAGATCAACGAGGCGTTCGCCTCCGTCACCCTCGCCTGGCTCCGTGAGACCGGCGCGGACTACGCGCGGATGAACCCGCTCGGTGGTGCGATGGCCCTCGGCCACCCCATCGGCGGCTCCGGCGCACGCCTCATGACCACCCTCGTCCACCACATGCGCGACAACGGCATCCGCTACGGCCTGCAGTCCATGTGCGAGGGCGGCGGCATGGCCAACGCCACCATCCTCGAACTCCTGTGA
- a CDS encoding acyl-CoA dehydrogenase family protein has translation MRRSVFTEDHEAFRATVRAFIAEEVVPHYADWERQGHVPRALYRKLGALGVLGINVPEEYGGAGVTDFTYQAVLREECGRAGVGFGAESVHTCLVLPYLLEFGSEEQKRRWLPGFLSGEIMTAIAMTEPGTGSDLAGIATRARLSEDGAHYVLDGAKTFITGGAQADLVLVVCRTAAYDPADRRGGLSILCVDTSSAGFTVGRKLDKIGLRAQDTAELSFTDVRVPVENLLGEEGAAFNYLTHNLAVERLGAAINAYANAAGAIGFATAYVREREVFGRPVAAFQNTKFVLAECATEVAAAQALVDRALTEHAAGELTAADAARAKLFCTEVAGRVIDKCLQLHGGYGYMLEYPIARLYADTRVNRIYAGTSEVMKTIIAKDLGL, from the coding sequence GTGCGCCGAAGCGTGTTCACCGAGGACCACGAGGCTTTCCGGGCGACCGTCCGGGCGTTCATCGCCGAGGAGGTCGTCCCCCACTACGCGGACTGGGAGCGGCAGGGCCACGTACCCCGCGCGCTCTACCGCAAGCTCGGCGCCCTGGGCGTCCTGGGCATCAACGTGCCGGAGGAGTACGGCGGGGCGGGCGTCACCGACTTCACCTACCAGGCCGTGCTCCGGGAGGAGTGCGGGCGCGCGGGCGTCGGGTTCGGCGCCGAATCGGTGCACACCTGCCTCGTCCTGCCCTACCTGCTGGAGTTCGGCAGCGAGGAGCAGAAGCGGCGCTGGCTTCCCGGCTTCCTCTCGGGCGAGATCATGACCGCCATCGCCATGACCGAGCCCGGCACCGGCTCCGATCTCGCGGGCATCGCCACCCGCGCCCGGCTCTCCGAGGACGGCGCCCACTACGTCCTCGACGGCGCCAAGACCTTCATCACCGGCGGCGCCCAGGCGGATCTCGTCCTGGTCGTCTGCCGGACCGCCGCGTACGACCCCGCCGACCGTCGGGGCGGGCTCTCGATCCTGTGCGTGGACACGAGCTCCGCGGGTTTCACCGTGGGGCGCAAGCTCGACAAGATCGGCCTGCGCGCGCAGGACACCGCCGAGCTCTCCTTCACCGACGTCCGGGTCCCTGTCGAGAACCTGCTCGGCGAGGAGGGCGCGGCCTTCAACTACCTCACCCACAACCTCGCGGTGGAGCGCCTCGGCGCGGCGATCAACGCCTACGCCAACGCGGCAGGCGCGATCGGCTTCGCGACCGCGTACGTACGCGAGCGTGAGGTCTTCGGCAGGCCCGTCGCCGCGTTCCAGAACACCAAGTTCGTCCTCGCCGAGTGCGCCACAGAGGTCGCCGCCGCGCAGGCACTCGTCGACCGCGCCCTCACGGAACACGCCGCAGGCGAACTGACGGCCGCCGACGCCGCCAGGGCCAAGCTCTTCTGTACCGAGGTCGCGGGCCGCGTCATCGACAAGTGCCTCCAGCTGCACGGCGGTTACGGCTACATGCTGGAGTACCCCATCGCCCGCCTCTACGCGGACACCCGGGTGAACCGGATCTACGCCGGGACCAGCGAGGTCATGAAGACGATCATCGCCAAGGACCTCGGACTCTGA
- a CDS encoding crotonase/enoyl-CoA hydratase family protein has translation MSDLVLTSFEDGVAVVTINRPEARNAVNRAVADAVAEAIDELDARDDLVVGVITGAGGTFCAGADLKALAAGERSGIPGRGFCGITETPPAKPLIAAVEGYALGGGTELALACDMVVAARTAKFGLPETKRGLIAAGGGLVRLPRKIPYNVALQYALTGDFLGAERGYELGLVNELTAQGEALTGALALARAIAANGPLAVRASKGIVVDSADWPADEVWDRNRAACDPVFASGDAKEGARAFTEKRAPVWGSR, from the coding sequence ATGTCCGACCTGGTCCTCACCTCGTTCGAGGACGGCGTCGCCGTCGTGACGATCAACCGCCCCGAGGCCCGCAACGCGGTCAATCGGGCGGTGGCGGACGCCGTCGCCGAGGCCATCGACGAGCTCGACGCCCGCGACGACCTCGTCGTCGGTGTCATCACCGGTGCCGGCGGCACCTTCTGTGCCGGTGCGGACCTGAAGGCCCTGGCCGCCGGCGAGCGCTCCGGCATCCCCGGCCGGGGCTTCTGCGGGATCACCGAGACGCCGCCCGCCAAGCCGCTGATCGCCGCGGTCGAGGGGTACGCGCTCGGTGGCGGCACCGAGCTCGCTCTCGCCTGCGACATGGTCGTCGCCGCCAGGACCGCGAAGTTCGGCCTCCCGGAGACCAAGCGAGGTCTCATCGCGGCGGGGGGCGGTCTGGTGCGCCTGCCTCGGAAGATCCCGTACAACGTCGCCCTGCAGTACGCGCTGACGGGCGACTTCCTCGGTGCGGAGCGGGGCTACGAGCTCGGCCTGGTCAACGAGCTGACCGCGCAGGGCGAGGCGCTGACGGGCGCCCTGGCGCTCGCGAGGGCGATCGCCGCCAACGGCCCGCTGGCCGTGCGTGCCAGCAAGGGGATCGTCGTGGACTCGGCCGACTGGCCGGCCGACGAGGTCTGGGACCGCAACCGGGCCGCCTGTGACCCGGTGTTCGCGTCGGGCGACGCCAAGGAGGGCGCGCGGGCGTTCACCGAGAAGCGCGCCCCCGTCTGGGGCAGCCGCTGA
- a CDS encoding 3-hydroxybutyryl-CoA dehydrogenase produces the protein MREFSRVGVVGCGLMGSGIAEVCARAGLDVLVAERDAEALAAGRSRLIGSVDRGLRGGKLTEEERDATLRRLTFTSDLDAFADRDLVVEAVAERRDAKTLVFERLDRVLADGGAVIASNTSSIPIIDLAAVTTRPQNVVGVHFFNPVPVQRLVEVIPTQLTAPEVAEEVTAFAERRLGKTVVRAKDRAGFVVNALLVPYLVSAVRMLESGVASAEDIDAGMVLGCAHPMGPLRLLDLIGLDTALSIAESMYEEYKEPLYAPPPLLRRMVAAGAMGRKAGRGFHDYAS, from the coding sequence ATGCGTGAATTCAGTCGAGTCGGGGTCGTGGGCTGCGGCCTCATGGGCTCCGGGATAGCCGAGGTCTGCGCGCGCGCCGGCCTCGACGTGCTGGTCGCCGAGCGCGACGCGGAGGCTCTGGCCGCCGGTCGGTCCCGGCTGATCGGCTCGGTCGACCGCGGGCTGCGCGGCGGCAAGCTCACCGAGGAGGAGCGTGACGCGACGCTCCGAAGGCTCACCTTCACCTCCGACCTCGACGCCTTCGCCGACCGCGATCTGGTGGTCGAGGCCGTCGCCGAACGGCGGGACGCCAAGACGCTCGTGTTCGAGCGGCTCGACCGAGTCCTCGCCGACGGCGGGGCGGTCATCGCCTCCAACACCTCGTCGATCCCGATCATCGACCTGGCCGCCGTCACCACGCGGCCGCAGAACGTCGTCGGTGTCCACTTCTTCAACCCGGTGCCGGTGCAGCGGCTGGTCGAGGTCATCCCCACCCAGCTCACCGCGCCCGAGGTCGCGGAAGAGGTGACGGCCTTCGCCGAGCGGAGGCTCGGCAAGACGGTCGTCCGCGCCAAGGACCGCGCGGGCTTCGTGGTCAACGCGTTGCTCGTTCCCTATCTCGTCTCCGCCGTGCGGATGCTCGAGTCCGGGGTGGCCTCGGCCGAGGACATCGACGCCGGCATGGTGCTCGGCTGCGCCCACCCGATGGGACCGCTCAGGCTGCTCGACCTCATCGGCCTCGATACGGCGCTGTCGATCGCCGAATCGATGTACGAGGAGTACAAGGAGCCGCTGTACGCCCCGCCGCCGCTGCTGCGGCGCATGGTGGCGGCCGGTGCCATGGGGCGGAAGGCGGGGCGCGGTTTCCATGACTACGCGAGCTGA
- a CDS encoding zinc-binding dehydrogenase: MHAAVLHKTGDDTLDVVDVEPVSFGPGRVRVKMHKAGLCHSDLSAMSGVLAHPAPFVPGHEGAGEVIEVGEGVTHVKPGDRVIVCWMPPCDACPSCKAGDGHLCRSGYRNLAHPNFRSGETIVPGMLGAGTFAEEAVIAAYAAIPIPDDVPYDIAALIGCGVTTGIGAALNTAQVKPGSSVVVIGLGGVGISILQGAKVAGAARIIAVDPTPNRREWALQFGATEAIAPEELPETVKRLTGGFGFDYAFEAVGKAGTLRAAYDATRLGGTVCLVGAGSRTDMTDISMAELVLNEKAILPSFYGGADIRRTYATIIDLWRAGRIDLESMITHHVPLTDINEAIRQMHTGEALRTIIDIA, from the coding sequence ATGCACGCAGCAGTACTGCACAAGACCGGCGACGACACCCTGGACGTCGTCGACGTCGAGCCGGTGTCCTTCGGCCCCGGCCGGGTCCGGGTCAAGATGCACAAGGCCGGCCTGTGCCACTCCGACCTGTCGGCCATGAGTGGTGTGCTCGCGCATCCCGCCCCGTTCGTCCCCGGCCACGAGGGCGCCGGCGAGGTGATCGAGGTCGGCGAGGGCGTCACCCACGTCAAGCCCGGTGACCGCGTCATCGTCTGCTGGATGCCGCCGTGCGACGCCTGTCCCTCCTGCAAGGCGGGCGACGGACACCTCTGCCGCAGCGGTTACCGCAACCTCGCCCACCCCAACTTCCGCAGCGGGGAGACGATCGTCCCCGGCATGCTGGGCGCCGGCACGTTCGCCGAGGAGGCCGTGATCGCTGCCTACGCGGCGATCCCGATCCCCGACGACGTGCCGTACGACATCGCCGCCCTCATCGGCTGCGGTGTCACCACCGGAATCGGAGCGGCCCTCAACACCGCCCAGGTGAAGCCGGGTTCGTCGGTCGTCGTGATCGGCCTCGGCGGCGTCGGCATCAGCATCCTCCAGGGAGCCAAGGTCGCGGGCGCGGCGCGGATCATCGCGGTGGATCCGACACCCAACCGCCGCGAGTGGGCACTCCAGTTCGGCGCCACCGAGGCCATCGCCCCCGAGGAGCTGCCGGAGACCGTGAAGCGGCTCACCGGAGGCTTCGGCTTCGACTACGCCTTCGAGGCCGTCGGCAAGGCCGGCACACTGCGCGCCGCCTACGACGCCACCCGCCTCGGCGGCACGGTCTGCCTCGTCGGCGCCGGTTCGCGCACCGACATGACCGACATCAGCATGGCCGAACTGGTGCTCAACGAGAAGGCGATCCTGCCCTCCTTCTACGGCGGCGCCGACATCCGCCGCACCTACGCCACGATCATCGACCTGTGGCGCGCGGGCCGCATCGACCTGGAATCGATGATCACCCACCACGTACCGCTGACGGACATCAACGAGGCCATCCGCCAGATGCACACCGGCGAGGCACTGCGCACGATCATCGACATCGCCTGA
- a CDS encoding aldehyde dehydrogenase — translation MTDILEHRTLFIGGRWAEPAGRDTIDVVSPATEQVIGRVPHATPEDVDRAVAAAREAFDHGPWPRMTPAERIEIVTRIKDGLLARHQELAELITLQNGSPITFSVRAQALSAVATFGATLAVAAGLATEEERPGLTGPLLIRREPVGVVAAVTPWNVPQLTIAGKLAPALLAGCAVILKPSPETPLDAYLLAEVCEAAGLPEGVLSVLPADRVTSAYLVAHPDVDKVAFTGSVGAGKQIMAAAARNLTRVTLELGGKSAAILLEDADLDAALPSIVMGAFANSGQACVALTRILAPASRYDEIAAKLTAAVASLKVGDPSDPATLIGPMVTERQRQRNLDYIRIGQEEGAKLLTGGGIPEGLSTGWYIEPTLFGDVDNGMRIAQEEIFGPVICLIRYEDEADAVRIANDSAYGLAGTVWAGTDEHGTEIARRIRTGTYSVNCQRFDVVGPFGGYKDSGIGREFGPEGFAAYQETKTIHLPAPARS, via the coding sequence ATGACCGACATCCTGGAACACCGCACCCTCTTCATCGGCGGCCGGTGGGCCGAGCCCGCCGGCCGGGACACCATCGACGTGGTCTCGCCGGCGACAGAGCAGGTCATCGGCCGCGTGCCCCACGCGACCCCCGAGGACGTGGACCGCGCGGTCGCCGCGGCCCGTGAGGCGTTCGACCACGGCCCATGGCCCCGGATGACGCCCGCGGAGCGCATCGAGATCGTCACCCGGATCAAGGACGGTCTCCTCGCCCGCCACCAGGAGCTCGCCGAACTGATCACCCTGCAGAACGGCAGCCCCATCACCTTCTCCGTACGGGCCCAGGCGCTCAGCGCCGTCGCCACCTTCGGCGCGACCCTCGCCGTCGCCGCGGGCCTCGCGACGGAGGAGGAGCGGCCCGGCCTGACCGGACCCCTCCTGATCCGCCGGGAACCGGTCGGCGTGGTCGCCGCCGTCACCCCGTGGAACGTGCCGCAGCTGACCATCGCCGGCAAGCTCGCGCCCGCGCTGCTCGCCGGTTGCGCCGTCATCCTCAAGCCGTCTCCGGAGACGCCCCTGGACGCCTACCTCCTGGCCGAGGTGTGCGAGGCCGCCGGGCTGCCGGAAGGCGTGCTCAGCGTTCTGCCGGCCGACCGGGTGACCAGTGCCTATCTGGTAGCCCACCCGGACGTCGACAAGGTCGCCTTCACGGGCTCGGTCGGCGCGGGCAAGCAGATCATGGCCGCCGCCGCCCGGAACCTCACCCGCGTCACCCTGGAGCTCGGCGGCAAGTCCGCGGCGATCCTCCTGGAGGACGCGGACCTCGACGCCGCCCTGCCGAGCATCGTCATGGGCGCCTTCGCCAACAGTGGCCAGGCGTGCGTCGCCCTGACCCGCATCCTCGCCCCGGCGAGCCGCTACGACGAGATCGCCGCGAAGCTCACCGCGGCCGTCGCCTCGCTCAAGGTCGGCGACCCGTCCGACCCGGCCACGCTGATCGGCCCGATGGTCACCGAGCGACAGCGGCAGCGGAACCTCGACTACATCCGCATCGGCCAGGAGGAGGGCGCCAAGCTCCTCACCGGCGGCGGCATCCCCGAGGGCCTGAGCACTGGCTGGTACATCGAGCCCACCCTCTTCGGCGACGTCGACAACGGGATGCGGATCGCCCAGGAGGAGATCTTCGGCCCCGTCATCTGCCTCATCCGCTACGAGGACGAGGCTGACGCCGTTCGCATCGCCAACGACTCCGCGTACGGGCTCGCCGGCACCGTCTGGGCGGGAACGGACGAACACGGTACCGAGATCGCCCGGCGCATCCGTACCGGTACGTACTCCGTCAACTGCCAGCGCTTCGACGTCGTCGGCCCGTTCGGCGGCTACAAGGACTCCGGGATCGGCCGCGAGTTCGGCCCCGAGGGCTTCGCGGCGTACCAGGAGACGAAGACGATCCACCTGCCCGCCCCGGCCCGATCCTGA
- a CDS encoding acyl-CoA thioesterase II: protein MPVPPKTETAPRLGTGPGESLGTAHGKDFVALLGVEQLERDLFRGWCHDGMPSRAFGGQVAAQALAAAALTVPEGRTAHSLHGHFLRPGDTARPLVYTVERVRDGSSYLSRRVTAVQGGELVFTLTASFKRPETADDRQPAMPRTPGPPSLPDMYETWARNNPADFARAEFCRVLDMRYVPGPPEPTTPGLTEQKLWIRASERLPDDPGLHACALAYASDLFLAPAAALSHQLPRMLRDEPSSVFLTSLDHSVWYHRPFRADEWMLFSQRSPTSVDGRGLAFADVWSIDGSLIAHVVQETVVRPSRVRRR from the coding sequence ATGCCCGTACCGCCCAAGACCGAGACGGCACCGCGCCTGGGCACGGGCCCGGGCGAGTCCCTGGGCACGGCCCACGGCAAGGACTTCGTCGCGCTCCTGGGCGTGGAGCAGCTGGAGCGCGACCTGTTCCGCGGCTGGTGCCACGACGGCATGCCCTCGCGCGCCTTCGGCGGCCAGGTGGCGGCCCAGGCGCTCGCGGCCGCCGCACTGACCGTGCCCGAGGGCCGCACCGCGCATTCGCTGCACGGCCACTTCCTGCGCCCGGGCGACACGGCACGCCCGCTCGTCTACACCGTGGAGCGGGTCCGGGACGGCTCCTCCTACCTGTCCCGCCGCGTCACCGCCGTCCAGGGCGGTGAGCTCGTCTTCACCCTCACCGCGTCGTTCAAGCGGCCGGAGACGGCCGACGACCGCCAGCCCGCGATGCCCCGGACCCCCGGACCCCCCTCCCTGCCCGACATGTACGAGACGTGGGCGAGGAACAACCCGGCGGACTTCGCGCGGGCGGAGTTCTGCCGTGTCCTCGACATGCGGTACGTCCCCGGGCCTCCCGAGCCGACCACGCCCGGGCTGACGGAGCAGAAGCTCTGGATACGCGCGAGCGAGCGGCTGCCCGACGACCCGGGACTGCACGCCTGTGCCCTGGCGTACGCCTCCGATCTCTTCCTCGCTCCGGCCGCGGCGCTGTCCCACCAACTCCCCCGGATGCTGCGCGACGAGCCGTCGTCGGTCTTCCTCACCTCGCTCGATCACTCCGTCTGGTACCACCGGCCCTTCCGGGCCGACGAATGGATGCTGTTCTCCCAGCGCAGCCCGACCTCGGTGGACGGCCGCGGCCTCGCCTTCGCGGACGTCTGGAGCATCGACGGCAGCCTGATCGCCCATGTGGTGCAGGAGACCGTGGTGCGCCCGTCGCGGGTGCGCCGCCGCTGA
- a CDS encoding Zn-ribbon domain-containing OB-fold protein, with translation MDLKAAELVYQRCRWCGTTSFRRLLCPACASSDLDSHRSDGQGVVVRSSVVSRYRRAMRSESVVRFPEGFTLRCRVVGAPPHLVREGTRVRPAAGIAPNAAGELVFEVFGVCDTDERERWHRQW, from the coding sequence GTGGACCTCAAGGCGGCGGAACTCGTCTATCAGCGCTGCCGGTGGTGCGGCACGACCTCCTTCCGGAGGCTGCTGTGCCCGGCGTGCGCGTCGAGCGACCTCGACTCCCACCGGAGTGACGGCCAGGGCGTCGTGGTCCGGTCGAGCGTGGTGAGTCGCTACCGAAGGGCGATGCGCAGCGAGTCGGTCGTCCGGTTCCCGGAGGGCTTCACGCTCCGCTGCCGGGTCGTCGGCGCCCCACCGCACCTCGTGCGCGAGGGCACCCGCGTGCGCCCGGCGGCCGGGATCGCCCCGAACGCCGCCGGCGAGCTCGTCTTCGAGGTGTTCGGAGTGTGTGACACCGACGAGCGTGAACGGTGGCACCGGCAGTGGTGA
- a CDS encoding class I adenylate-forming enzyme family protein gives MTTLWPQGLPRTLDYPDGTIADLLAGSAHTYPDRAALVDGDERLTFAELHERALRVAQGLREQGIAPSEAVALHMPNSIWFTVAYYGILLAGAAVVPVNPTQPPLALRRQLDDSGAVAAFTHPSVAAQMSQALEGSETVRRVCLAPATAAAPAGDRAPVAFPVATVAFDDLMKADAAPATVVDGDSVAHLAFTGGTTGVPKAVRVLHHNLFKNVLQVACWRSAALPHTDEQGRITLRHVAEARTAHHIPIGSATGISIAPLFHGMGMVSQSIFVVAGLTVVVFGRFEAVRYLDTIERLGVHAITGSPALCHAILAVPDVRERDLSCVRLVSSGSAPINPAATAELAEIFPNAVVSDGYGLTEATMGVAISPLDRTMPRPEGSTGLVLFDTEVEIREPDGVTSVPPGGRGEVWVSGPQVTDGYLGHPELTAEQYVDGWLRTGDLGTLDPDGWLSLVGRAKDMLIYKGYNVYPGPLENLLREHPAVAQASVVGRPHAEHGEIPVAFVSLKAEAGASATAEELIAYVAERVAPYQRIRDVVIVDELPLSATGKILKTELRRRVADS, from the coding sequence ATGACCACCCTCTGGCCGCAGGGGCTGCCCCGCACCCTCGACTACCCCGACGGCACGATCGCCGATCTGCTCGCCGGGTCCGCCCATACCTATCCCGACCGTGCGGCGCTGGTCGACGGCGACGAGCGGCTCACGTTCGCCGAACTGCACGAGCGGGCCCTGCGCGTGGCCCAGGGGCTGCGCGAGCAGGGCATCGCCCCGAGCGAGGCCGTCGCCCTGCACATGCCCAACTCGATCTGGTTCACGGTCGCGTACTACGGCATCCTGCTCGCGGGCGCCGCCGTGGTGCCGGTCAACCCGACGCAGCCGCCCCTCGCCCTGCGCCGCCAGCTCGACGACTCGGGCGCGGTCGCGGCCTTCACCCACCCCTCCGTCGCGGCGCAGATGTCCCAGGCCCTGGAGGGCTCCGAGACCGTCCGCCGCGTCTGTCTCGCACCGGCCACGGCGGCGGCCCCGGCCGGTGACCGGGCACCGGTCGCGTTCCCCGTCGCGACCGTCGCGTTCGACGACCTCATGAAGGCGGACGCGGCGCCGGCGACGGTGGTGGACGGGGACTCGGTCGCGCACCTCGCCTTCACCGGTGGCACGACGGGCGTGCCCAAGGCCGTGCGGGTCCTGCACCACAACCTCTTCAAGAACGTTCTCCAGGTGGCGTGCTGGCGCAGCGCCGCCCTCCCGCACACGGATGAGCAGGGCCGCATCACCCTGCGCCATGTGGCCGAGGCCCGGACCGCGCACCACATCCCGATCGGCAGCGCGACCGGTATCTCCATCGCCCCGCTCTTCCACGGCATGGGCATGGTCAGCCAGAGCATCTTCGTCGTCGCCGGACTCACCGTCGTCGTGTTCGGCCGCTTCGAAGCGGTCCGCTACCTGGACACCATCGAACGACTGGGCGTGCACGCCATCACCGGCTCCCCCGCGCTGTGCCACGCGATCCTCGCCGTACCCGACGTGCGCGAGCGCGACCTGTCCTGCGTACGGCTGGTGAGCAGCGGCTCCGCACCCATCAACCCGGCCGCGACCGCCGAGCTCGCCGAGATCTTCCCGAACGCCGTGGTGAGCGACGGCTACGGACTGACGGAGGCGACGATGGGCGTCGCGATCAGCCCGCTGGACCGCACGATGCCGCGCCCGGAGGGCAGCACGGGCCTGGTGCTCTTCGACACCGAGGTCGAGATCCGGGAGCCGGACGGGGTCACGTCCGTGCCTCCTGGCGGGCGGGGCGAGGTCTGGGTCAGCGGCCCGCAGGTCACCGACGGCTACCTCGGCCACCCCGAACTCACTGCCGAGCAGTACGTGGACGGCTGGCTGCGCACCGGCGACCTCGGCACCCTCGACCCGGACGGCTGGCTGTCGCTCGTGGGCCGGGCGAAGGACATGCTCATCTACAAGGGGTACAACGTGTACCCGGGCCCGTTGGAGAACCTCCTGCGGGAGCACCCGGCGGTCGCCCAGGCGTCGGTCGTGGGCCGGCCGCACGCGGAGCACGGGGAGATCCCGGTGGCCTTCGTCTCGCTGAAGGCCGAGGCGGGCGCGTCGGCCACAGCCGAGGAGCTGATCGCGTACGTCGCCGAGCGCGTCGCCCCGTACCAGCGGATCCGGGACGTGGTGATCGTGGACGAACTGCCGCTCTCGGCGACCGGGAAGATCCTCAAGACGGAGCTGCGCAGGCGGGTGGCCGACTCCTGA